One segment of Candidatus Micrarchaeum acidiphilum ARMAN-2 DNA contains the following:
- a CDS encoding Hydroxymethylglutaryl-CoA reductase (NADPH), with the protein MKQDKLDNYTSDSDIVNDLASGKRKPHDLYATLQDKSRAARILRMYLESSTGSKLEHIGSATIDYKDTLSRNAENVIGAAQVPLGYAGRLKVEGDYAKGTYPILFATTEGRLVAGASRALAATLKFGRMTTRVIRDGMARDILVRCEDLSEAAALNAFVNGAEGFKLLQDEFSKHTRHGSLSSVECYPAGRDVHLRFIATTGAAMGMNMVTIASSSAARALVSFMNESRKMHLEVLGESGNMCADKKPSYIDVLRGRGVSVIAEVRIPVERLKQAFGCDPNAMLELEKAKNHIGSELAGSNAFNAHVANTLAAMYIAYGQDPAQIVEGSQAITDVAIKSGFFYLWLYMPAIEVGTIGGGTARETQKEALGLLNLGDLGSDASRKAFAEIVAATCAANELNLLAVEASSTLAKSHSELKRG; encoded by the coding sequence ATGAAACAGGACAAACTTGACAATTACACGTCTGATTCGGATATAGTGAATGACCTGGCATCAGGAAAAAGGAAGCCACATGATTTGTATGCGACACTGCAGGACAAGTCCAGGGCCGCCCGCATACTGCGCATGTATCTGGAGTCCTCAACAGGCTCAAAGCTGGAACATATAGGCTCGGCCACCATAGACTACAAGGACACCCTGTCAAGAAACGCGGAAAACGTCATAGGGGCAGCCCAAGTGCCTCTCGGCTATGCCGGCAGGCTCAAGGTCGAAGGCGACTATGCGAAAGGCACATATCCCATACTGTTTGCAACTACTGAAGGCAGGCTGGTAGCAGGCGCCTCCAGGGCCCTGGCTGCAACGCTGAAGTTCGGAAGGATGACGACCAGGGTAATAAGAGACGGAATGGCAAGAGATATACTTGTAAGATGTGAAGACCTGTCAGAGGCTGCGGCTCTCAATGCCTTCGTAAACGGCGCCGAAGGCTTTAAGCTGCTGCAAGACGAGTTCTCAAAACACACTAGGCACGGCAGCCTATCATCTGTGGAGTGCTATCCTGCAGGGCGCGACGTGCATCTGCGCTTTATCGCGACCACAGGCGCGGCCATGGGCATGAATATGGTGACAATAGCCTCGTCAAGCGCTGCAAGAGCCCTAGTGTCCTTCATGAACGAAAGCAGGAAAATGCATCTCGAAGTGCTCGGAGAGTCCGGCAACATGTGCGCCGACAAAAAGCCTTCCTACATAGACGTGCTGCGTGGCAGAGGGGTTTCCGTGATCGCCGAGGTCAGGATACCTGTAGAACGACTAAAACAGGCATTCGGCTGCGATCCTAACGCAATGCTCGAGCTTGAGAAGGCAAAGAATCATATAGGATCCGAGCTTGCCGGCTCCAACGCATTCAATGCGCACGTTGCAAACACCCTGGCAGCGATGTACATTGCATACGGCCAGGATCCCGCCCAGATAGTCGAAGGCTCACAGGCCATAACAGACGTTGCAATAAAAAGCGGATTTTTCTACCTTTGGCTTTATATGCCTGCAATAGAGGTTGGCACCATTGGCGGCGGAACTGCAAGGGAAACACAAAAAGAGGCACTGGGGCTGCTAAACCTTGGCGATCTTGGTTCAGATGCCTCGCGAAAGGCCTTTGCAGAAATAGTTGCAGCTACGTGTGCTGCAAACGAGCTGAATCTTCTTGCCGTCGAAGCATCGTCAACGCTGGCAAAAAGCCATTCAGAGCTGAAGAGGGGCTAG
- a CDS encoding ABC transporter permease protein, with amino-acid sequence MNFAKARAIGVKDLKEVFSSISIYGPMIGVPLFFAVTLPLLTFYVALYAGPGLASRILPFASAAPGAANNLKSVAFMIFFSVNVLGPIFLTMPIFTASVIAADSFAGEKERKTSEALLATPVTKSELMVGKMLASFLPAVFLTIAIFGIYGGVVNYLAAGTFHTYILPNTTWLLMLLSAPFFSIAAIGMVVIVSSHVKGIKEAQQISTLLVLPILVLPFASIIGIVSLDPLFFVYVIMGLTIADALIVYFGIRSFRRESILG; translated from the coding sequence ATGAACTTTGCAAAAGCGCGCGCAATAGGGGTAAAAGACCTGAAAGAAGTCTTCAGCAGCATATCGATTTACGGGCCTATGATAGGGGTGCCGCTGTTCTTTGCTGTGACGCTGCCCCTGCTGACCTTCTATGTAGCGCTTTACGCTGGGCCGGGCCTGGCAAGCAGGATACTGCCTTTTGCGTCTGCTGCGCCCGGTGCTGCAAACAACCTGAAAAGCGTAGCGTTCATGATATTCTTCTCGGTAAACGTGCTCGGTCCGATATTCCTGACAATGCCGATATTCACGGCCTCAGTCATAGCTGCTGACAGCTTTGCAGGTGAGAAGGAAAGGAAGACTTCAGAGGCGCTGCTTGCAACGCCAGTGACCAAATCCGAGCTTATGGTGGGAAAGATGCTTGCCTCGTTCCTGCCTGCGGTGTTCCTCACAATAGCCATATTCGGCATATACGGGGGTGTGGTTAACTACCTGGCGGCAGGCACCTTTCATACCTACATACTGCCGAATACCACCTGGCTTCTCATGCTGCTGAGCGCACCGTTCTTTTCCATAGCTGCCATAGGCATGGTAGTAATAGTATCTTCGCACGTAAAGGGCATAAAGGAGGCGCAGCAGATAAGCACGCTTCTTGTGCTGCCGATACTGGTGCTGCCTTTCGCATCAATAATAGGGATTGTCAGCCTTGATCCGCTGTTCTTCGTATATGTCATAATGGGGCTTACAATAGCCGACGCGCTTATAGTATATTTCGGCATAAGGAGCTTTAGGCGGGAATCAATACTCGGCTAG
- a CDS encoding ABC transporter — protein sequence MPENSIKLDKLVKRFDKLYAINGITVSFGPGVNTVLGPNGAGKSTLLKCIDGQYAPDSGTVLVNSRNPYLDDNLRVSMSLLTENYALYDQLTVADNLKFFGRLYGLEDSATMEKASEFLKELDAYQYINSRIYTLSRGTKQKIAFCRATINEPQIILLDEPTAFLDAHAAQLIRSILLRYAKEGRIVVFVTQRIEEATMFGGRIVVIREGKLIKDTDTSSLYKAELKGMEVRIRLANPISNSVAKGIRGFMGFELENRTFLKVRVGDYREIKECTDYLSAKGAYVISIDYAEPLIENLFFG from the coding sequence ATGCCCGAGAACAGCATAAAGCTTGACAAACTGGTTAAGAGATTTGACAAGCTGTACGCCATAAATGGTATAACGGTCAGCTTCGGGCCCGGCGTGAACACCGTGCTGGGGCCCAATGGAGCCGGAAAGAGCACGCTGCTCAAGTGCATAGACGGCCAGTATGCGCCCGACAGCGGCACCGTGCTTGTTAATTCTAGGAATCCGTATCTTGATGACAACCTGCGCGTTTCCATGTCGCTCCTCACTGAGAACTACGCGCTCTACGACCAGCTTACCGTGGCGGACAACCTCAAGTTCTTTGGAAGGTTATACGGCCTGGAAGACAGCGCCACCATGGAAAAGGCGTCAGAATTCCTCAAGGAGCTTGATGCCTACCAGTACATCAACTCCAGGATATACACGTTGAGCAGGGGAACTAAGCAGAAGATCGCATTTTGCAGGGCAACGATAAACGAGCCGCAGATTATCCTGTTGGACGAACCTACAGCGTTTCTGGATGCGCATGCGGCGCAGCTCATACGGAGTATCCTGCTCAGGTACGCCAAGGAGGGCAGGATAGTTGTGTTCGTCACGCAGCGCATAGAAGAAGCTACAATGTTTGGGGGCAGGATAGTTGTCATAAGGGAAGGAAAGCTGATAAAGGACACTGACACTTCGAGCCTTTACAAGGCTGAGCTCAAGGGCATGGAAGTTAGGATAAGGCTTGCAAACCCCATAAGCAATTCAGTAGCCAAAGGTATAAGAGGCTTCATGGGGTTCGAGCTCGAGAACAGAACCTTCCTTAAGGTAAGGGTTGGAGACTACAGGGAGATAAAGGAGTGCACAGACTACCTGTCAGCTAAGGGAGCGTACGTGATAAGCATAGACTATGCAGAACCCCTTATAGAAAATCTTTTCTTTGGTTGA
- a CDS encoding ATPase likely involved in chromosome partitioning — MEHGKTYSIRVSSQKGGVGKTTIAVNLAIALQFLGYNTLLVDGDTVNPSVVYQLDMLDADTGIYSCMAKKTSVEKAIAIHQKSGLRVLPGCVGDPQFIPDDKMRSELLKRVNSLGYDFVVLDSSTGYIYKHYLENYDNMLLVSTFNMPSLMGAMRMAKMADKMKIEHSLVMNLYYKSRYELQINEVKNTYSGNIIAIVPNDKIVLKSIDMHEPAFMLGRRSKFSKAITKIANYYIEKYERKNKI, encoded by the coding sequence ATGGAGCATGGAAAGACATACTCAATACGCGTTTCATCGCAGAAGGGCGGCGTGGGCAAGACCACAATTGCCGTCAATCTTGCCATAGCCTTGCAATTCCTGGGCTACAACACCCTTCTCGTAGATGGCGATACTGTAAATCCATCGGTAGTATACCAGCTCGACATGCTGGACGCTGATACAGGGATATATTCCTGCATGGCTAAAAAAACAAGCGTGGAAAAGGCCATAGCCATACACCAAAAATCTGGCCTCAGGGTGCTGCCAGGCTGCGTAGGCGACCCGCAGTTCATACCTGACGACAAAATGCGTTCGGAACTGCTGAAAAGAGTCAACTCTCTGGGCTACGACTTCGTTGTGCTTGACAGTTCAACAGGATACATATACAAGCACTACCTTGAGAACTACGACAACATGCTGCTAGTTTCGACCTTCAACATGCCCAGCTTAATGGGGGCTATGCGCATGGCAAAGATGGCCGACAAAATGAAGATAGAGCATTCCCTTGTAATGAACCTGTACTACAAGTCTAGGTACGAACTGCAGATAAACGAGGTAAAAAACACGTATTCCGGCAACATCATAGCCATAGTGCCGAACGACAAGATAGTACTCAAGAGCATAGACATGCACGAGCCGGCGTTCATGCTGGGCAGGCGTTCCAAGTTTTCAAAGGCAATAACCAAGATAGCAAACTATTACATAGAGAAATACGAAAGAAAAAACAAAATTTAG
- a CDS encoding zinc-binding alcohol dehydrogenase family protein, whose product MKGMVLHKYAKVEDRPLSMENFEAGGIKSDEVLVKVIACGVCRTDLHIVEGQLGNANLPLVPGHEIVGKVEEVGKEVWNLSKGDLVGVPWLHSTCGKCEYCLSGRENLCHSKEFTGYTVNGGYAEYVKARSTFAFRLENDADPYKTAPLLCAGIIGYRAFKLAAPPPGGSIGMFGFGSSAHITLQLASKLGFEAVAVSRNREHIDLAKRLGAAATYSYDNLESIRGKLDSAIVFAPASRPILDALESVKSGGRVIVADIYVGNMEPFSYERYLFNERELKSVEANTREDAVEFLALSRRLKISSVVETVGLEKANEALEKLKKGNVNGAIVLKP is encoded by the coding sequence ATGAAGGGCATGGTTCTTCACAAATATGCAAAGGTGGAAGACAGGCCGCTGAGCATGGAAAACTTTGAGGCTGGCGGCATAAAAAGCGATGAGGTTCTGGTAAAGGTAATTGCATGCGGAGTCTGCAGAACGGATTTGCATATAGTCGAAGGCCAGCTTGGGAACGCAAATTTGCCTTTGGTTCCGGGACATGAAATAGTGGGCAAAGTTGAAGAGGTAGGCAAGGAAGTATGGAACCTTTCCAAAGGGGACTTGGTTGGCGTGCCTTGGTTGCACTCTACATGCGGCAAATGCGAATACTGCCTTTCTGGTAGGGAAAACCTTTGCCATAGCAAGGAGTTCACAGGTTATACAGTCAATGGGGGATATGCAGAATACGTAAAGGCGAGGAGCACATTCGCATTCAGGCTTGAAAATGATGCGGATCCTTACAAGACAGCGCCGCTGCTTTGCGCCGGCATAATAGGTTACAGGGCATTCAAGCTTGCTGCGCCGCCGCCTGGAGGCAGTATTGGCATGTTCGGCTTTGGCAGCTCTGCGCACATTACCTTGCAGCTCGCTTCTAAGCTCGGGTTCGAGGCAGTGGCAGTCTCGAGGAATAGGGAGCATATTGATCTTGCCAAAAGGCTTGGTGCCGCCGCGACATATTCTTATGATAATCTTGAAAGCATACGCGGAAAGCTTGACAGCGCGATAGTCTTCGCCCCTGCTTCCAGGCCAATACTTGATGCCCTCGAGTCTGTAAAGAGCGGCGGCAGGGTCATAGTGGCGGACATTTACGTAGGCAACATGGAGCCCTTCAGCTATGAAAGGTATCTGTTCAACGAGAGGGAGCTCAAAAGCGTAGAGGCCAATACCCGCGAAGATGCGGTTGAATTTTTGGCTCTTTCTAGAAGGCTAAAAATAAGCAGTGTTGTTGAGACAGTTGGCCTTGAAAAGGCCAATGAAGCGTTGGAGAAACTCAAGAAGGGAAATGTGAACGGCGCAATTGTGCTAAAGCCGTGA
- a CDS encoding acylphosphatase, whose protein sequence is MPFMRLPNYLAQYKLNIHLHGKQFLFLCIMITMQRFYRVHGIVQGVGYRSFVKSVADRIGVHGSVKNAEDGSVEIFADASLSKLERFEKEINVSIQNSIQVFSIESYEVGTSALPKRRNVPEHFEIEH, encoded by the coding sequence ATGCCCTTCATGCGCTTACCAAATTATCTTGCACAATATAAATTAAATATCCATTTGCACGGAAAGCAATTTTTATTTTTGTGCATCATGATTACCATGCAAAGATTCTACAGAGTGCACGGGATAGTCCAGGGAGTTGGATATCGCTCATTCGTCAAATCTGTTGCGGACCGCATTGGAGTACACGGCAGTGTAAAAAATGCGGAAGACGGCAGCGTAGAAATATTTGCGGATGCAAGCTTGTCCAAACTTGAGAGATTCGAGAAGGAAATAAACGTAAGCATTCAAAATTCGATACAGGTTTTCAGCATAGAAAGCTACGAAGTCGGGACCTCGGCACTGCCAAAACGCAGGAACGTGCCTGAGCACTTTGAAATAGAGCACTAA
- a CDS encoding NADH dehydrogenase (quinone), translating into MQISSPFISSVFGYVYSKLLQLLPSSIDKAVSLLVGMLVFAIIIGVLVTLFVYLFGWGERKLMARAHSRHGPTYVGKFGILQNLADVVKLLAKENIIPDKADNPLFKLSLPIVYALFVLIVIFTPLTSTFVGINTSIALIAVFLILSFIPILMFIIGWASGNKFGSIGAQRSIVMLISYEIPLLLVIAAIAMLAHSYSLSTIVNDQSSIWYVALMPIGFVVFFIVMLAEMERPPFDLREADSELIAGWLTDVSAPYYGLALFLDYTRIFVGTLLIAVLFFGGWGGPLLPPFAWILIKIVILSIAIVIIRVTVVRMKINRLLRFGWLYLLPLSIINLIVTFVLFIR; encoded by the coding sequence ATGCAGATAAGCTCCCCATTCATAAGCAGCGTCTTCGGCTACGTCTACTCGAAGCTGTTGCAGCTGCTGCCTTCATCTATAGACAAGGCGGTATCATTACTTGTAGGCATGCTTGTATTTGCAATAATAATCGGCGTGCTCGTGACCCTGTTTGTGTACCTTTTCGGATGGGGAGAGAGAAAGCTGATGGCTAGGGCGCATTCAAGGCACGGCCCGACCTATGTGGGCAAGTTCGGCATACTCCAGAACCTCGCAGACGTCGTCAAGCTCCTTGCAAAGGAAAACATAATACCAGACAAGGCTGACAACCCTCTGTTCAAGCTGTCACTCCCGATAGTATATGCTCTTTTTGTACTCATCGTAATATTTACTCCTCTTACCTCAACATTTGTCGGCATAAACACAAGCATAGCCCTAATTGCTGTGTTCCTTATACTGTCCTTCATACCTATACTGATGTTCATTATAGGATGGGCCTCTGGCAATAAATTCGGATCCATCGGCGCGCAGAGGTCCATAGTTATGCTCATAAGCTATGAGATTCCGCTTCTTCTAGTCATAGCCGCGATAGCAATGCTTGCTCACAGCTACAGCCTTTCCACAATAGTTAACGACCAGTCAAGTATCTGGTATGTGGCGCTCATGCCCATAGGGTTCGTAGTCTTTTTCATAGTAATGCTCGCGGAGATGGAAAGGCCCCCGTTCGACCTAAGGGAGGCCGACAGCGAGCTGATAGCAGGGTGGCTTACCGACGTAAGCGCGCCATACTACGGCCTTGCTCTGTTCTTGGACTACACAAGGATATTCGTCGGAACCCTGCTTATAGCAGTGCTGTTCTTCGGGGGTTGGGGCGGTCCGCTGCTCCCGCCGTTTGCCTGGATACTCATCAAGATAGTAATACTTTCAATAGCGATTGTGATAATACGTGTTACCGTCGTCAGAATGAAGATAAACAGGCTGCTGAGGTTCGGATGGCTATACCTGTTGCCCCTGTCAATCATTAATTTAATTGTTACATTTGTATTATTCATAAGGTGA
- a CDS encoding 4Fe-4S ferredoxin iron-sulfur binding domain protein: MIVKPLINVAKEVLKPPSTLEFPENRENLTDNYRGIHKLDMKTCISCAACARICPNQTIDMVDTETPDKGTKKMPLINLERCLFCALCEEVCPTKCLILTKDYSFEAYDRRDYIKRPEDLK, translated from the coding sequence ATGATAGTGAAGCCCCTCATAAACGTTGCCAAGGAGGTCCTGAAGCCTCCGTCTACTCTGGAATTTCCGGAGAACAGGGAAAACCTAACGGACAACTACAGGGGAATACACAAGCTCGACATGAAAACGTGCATAAGCTGCGCCGCGTGCGCAAGGATATGCCCTAATCAGACCATAGACATGGTCGACACGGAAACCCCAGACAAAGGTACAAAGAAAATGCCGCTCATAAATCTGGAGAGGTGCCTGTTCTGTGCGCTGTGCGAGGAAGTATGCCCTACAAAATGCCTTATACTTACAAAGGACTACAGCTTCGAGGCTTATGACAGGCGCGACTACATAAAGAGACCCGAAGACCTGAAGTAA
- a CDS encoding NADH-ubiquinone oxidoreductase chain 4L gives MIPIYPILFAFAIFSIGAAGIATSRHMVIMVFAVEVVLVASALLGTVFYFYFVGSSSILPFLFAVWAIAASEAILLVIFYRYMVRADVSLDVTKLSRIKE, from the coding sequence ATGATACCGATATACCCGATACTATTCGCATTTGCAATATTCTCAATAGGTGCCGCAGGCATAGCAACCAGCAGGCACATGGTAATAATGGTGTTCGCAGTAGAGGTGGTGCTCGTGGCATCGGCCCTGCTCGGAACAGTATTCTACTTTTACTTCGTTGGCAGCAGCTCAATACTGCCTTTCCTATTTGCAGTATGGGCCATTGCAGCAAGCGAGGCCATACTTCTGGTGATATTCTACAGGTACATGGTAAGGGCCGATGTGAGCCTTGACGTAACAAAGCTTTCAAGGATAAAGGAATGA
- a CDS encoding NADH dehydrogenase (quinone): MLLEILPIVPLVITALAIFPMKRGYRYIGYASLAASLLSLLVIAYIFLYVPEGMSSMPWFAVGGFTFSIATSTFALNKMLLLLVGIITPLILTYSIGFMDVMSEQPRYYFEMLVFASSMMLFSVAANLILIFLAWELLGITSYLLIGFWYHRPNAPGAARKAITTILIGDVALLAAIVILWNAYHTMNIYSILSAPSSAVLPFALALVLIAAFTKSAQFPFHEWLSDAMEGPTPVSAFLHSSTMVKAGVFLIAVLLPLFAHAGLLWVLVSVGLVTAAIGAANALTSHHIKKILAYSTIEDLALMFVALGLNAILAAMLFFIVQAFYKALLFMSAGSMMKANNGEEDIYKIYGSYKNKLLLVTAAIGAISLAGVFPLSGFFGKVAIDTSAANNFVVYAVISVIEIASSLYIFRWLFIPARKPAQNKDFALGERYSHLPKTMLAPAVVLAALVFIGSAAYFMLPSFIVPTQYVKIPYGLSIGVLDAAIETVLVALGLYFAYYLFRKGNASKLPSKTPLRFLLYNSPAVNRFYDYVVAAAMGISRGFYKADFSIYSIIKAGARGLLGIDNDIRLSVNGQVNRYLMAFIIGLILLVLFMAI; this comes from the coding sequence ATGCTGCTAGAAATACTCCCAATAGTCCCCTTGGTCATAACCGCACTGGCAATATTTCCGATGAAGAGGGGCTACAGGTACATTGGATACGCCTCGCTGGCGGCAAGTCTGCTTTCGCTTCTAGTCATAGCATACATATTCCTTTACGTACCTGAGGGCATGTCCAGCATGCCATGGTTTGCTGTCGGCGGCTTCACGTTCAGCATAGCGACTTCGACTTTTGCACTGAATAAAATGCTGCTCCTGCTTGTCGGAATAATAACTCCGCTGATACTCACCTACTCGATAGGATTCATGGACGTGATGAGCGAGCAGCCCAGGTACTACTTCGAGATGCTCGTATTCGCTTCGTCGATGATGCTTTTTTCGGTCGCCGCGAATCTTATACTGATATTTCTGGCATGGGAACTTCTGGGAATAACAAGTTACCTGCTTATAGGCTTTTGGTATCACAGGCCAAACGCACCTGGCGCAGCCAGAAAAGCGATAACCACGATACTGATAGGCGACGTCGCGCTGCTTGCTGCGATAGTGATACTGTGGAACGCCTATCATACAATGAACATCTACTCGATACTGTCGGCGCCTTCCAGTGCCGTACTTCCGTTCGCCCTGGCTCTTGTGCTAATAGCAGCATTCACTAAATCCGCACAGTTCCCGTTCCACGAATGGCTTTCTGACGCCATGGAGGGTCCAACTCCTGTCTCGGCATTCCTGCATTCGTCTACAATGGTCAAGGCCGGCGTGTTCCTCATAGCTGTGCTGCTTCCGCTGTTCGCACATGCGGGGCTACTCTGGGTTCTTGTTTCGGTTGGCCTAGTCACGGCTGCAATAGGGGCTGCAAACGCGCTTACATCACACCACATAAAGAAAATACTCGCCTACTCCACAATAGAAGACCTTGCCCTGATGTTCGTGGCCCTGGGCCTGAACGCGATACTGGCAGCCATGCTTTTCTTCATAGTGCAGGCATTTTACAAGGCGCTGCTTTTCATGAGCGCAGGATCAATGATGAAGGCGAACAACGGCGAGGAGGACATATACAAAATATACGGAAGCTACAAGAACAAGCTGCTCCTCGTGACTGCGGCCATAGGCGCGATATCCCTGGCGGGCGTGTTTCCGCTCAGCGGATTCTTCGGCAAGGTTGCGATAGACACCAGCGCGGCAAACAATTTTGTGGTCTATGCTGTGATATCAGTAATAGAGATAGCCAGCAGCCTATACATATTCAGGTGGCTATTCATCCCAGCGAGGAAGCCGGCGCAAAACAAGGACTTCGCGCTTGGAGAAAGGTACTCCCATCTTCCAAAGACCATGCTGGCCCCGGCTGTGGTTCTGGCCGCACTGGTTTTCATAGGCTCAGCCGCCTATTTCATGCTGCCTTCATTCATAGTGCCTACGCAGTATGTCAAGATACCGTATGGCCTAAGCATAGGGGTGCTTGACGCAGCGATAGAAACAGTCCTCGTGGCCCTGGGGCTATATTTTGCATACTACCTTTTCCGCAAAGGCAACGCCTCAAAGCTCCCATCCAAAACACCGCTGCGCTTCCTGCTGTACAACAGCCCTGCGGTGAACAGGTTCTACGACTATGTTGTGGCAGCCGCCATGGGCATTTCACGCGGATTTTACAAGGCGGACTTTTCAATATACAGCATAATAAAGGCCGGCGCACGCGGCCTCCTCGGAATAGACAACGACATACGCCTGTCGGTCAACGGTCAGGTAAACAGGTATCTCATGGCTTTCATAATCGGTCTAATCCTGTTGGTGCTGTTCATGGCGATCTAG
- a CDS encoding proton-translocating NADH-quinone oxidoreductase, chain M — protein sequence MFPIILLIIVPSIALVAALLSGPRASRPISIASTLIGFLITAYITYNAFTSSSINIIEKFSYIPSLGIGLSFRINFIAIVLLIMSSIVLLATSVAGNPERDRTRLSSSLILLFQIAAAGLFTSANLFMFFIFWDIGVIAMFFMINILGSANRKIASMEFLIFEIFASMMLLLGIIVLYFYTPGHSLNITTITQTAAALPASIQEIIFVLLFLAFMVNMPLFPTHFWLPDAHSEASTQGSMLLSGVLTKFGGFGMLLLFEMLPIAQSAYIYVAGLAVISIFYSIFVLMRQNDMKRIVAYSTIVEMGIVMLGISALNTFGTNGALYLMLSHGVTIALLFLVVGSMHYIFGDRDIRSLRGVVSGAASSAYAFVAGILAMTGVPLTSGFIADLLLFIGAEQRFGYYGVLPLAAVMLLGAYMYFAVNKSVLSNREKSNVVHVLPRSEKLGYAILLIAAFVFGIFPFIIFRI from the coding sequence ATGTTCCCGATAATACTGCTGATAATAGTTCCGTCAATAGCGCTGGTGGCAGCACTGCTTTCGGGCCCCCGCGCCAGCAGGCCGATATCCATCGCCTCTACGCTTATAGGCTTCCTGATAACCGCGTACATAACCTATAACGCCTTTACCTCTTCGTCGATAAACATAATCGAGAAGTTTTCATACATTCCTTCCCTCGGAATAGGCCTGAGCTTCAGGATAAATTTCATAGCCATAGTGCTTCTGATAATGTCTTCGATAGTGCTGCTCGCGACGTCTGTGGCGGGCAACCCTGAAAGGGACAGGACAAGGCTCTCCAGTTCACTGATACTGCTTTTCCAGATCGCGGCGGCCGGGCTGTTCACCTCAGCCAACCTTTTCATGTTCTTCATATTCTGGGACATAGGCGTAATCGCGATGTTCTTCATGATAAACATACTGGGCTCGGCAAATAGGAAGATAGCATCAATGGAATTTCTAATATTCGAAATATTCGCGAGCATGATGCTGCTCCTCGGCATAATCGTGCTTTATTTCTACACTCCTGGGCATTCGCTGAACATCACCACCATAACACAGACCGCCGCGGCCCTGCCTGCATCCATCCAGGAAATAATCTTCGTGCTGCTGTTCCTTGCATTCATGGTAAACATGCCTCTGTTCCCTACACACTTCTGGCTTCCGGACGCCCATTCGGAGGCGTCAACCCAGGGCTCGATGCTGCTTTCCGGCGTTCTGACCAAATTCGGCGGATTTGGAATGCTTCTGCTGTTTGAAATGCTTCCCATAGCGCAGTCCGCCTACATCTACGTTGCGGGGCTTGCAGTAATCTCAATATTTTACTCAATCTTTGTGCTAATGCGACAGAACGACATGAAGAGAATCGTAGCGTACTCGACCATAGTCGAGATGGGCATAGTCATGCTGGGCATAAGCGCCCTGAACACATTCGGGACAAATGGCGCGCTCTACCTTATGCTTTCTCACGGCGTCACAATAGCCCTGCTTTTCCTCGTCGTCGGCTCAATGCACTACATATTCGGGGACAGGGACATAAGGAGCCTCCGCGGAGTAGTGAGCGGTGCAGCCTCATCCGCATACGCATTTGTAGCCGGCATACTGGCGATGACCGGCGTACCTCTGACATCTGGCTTCATAGCAGACCTGCTGCTTTTCATAGGAGCAGAGCAGCGCTTCGGATATTATGGAGTGCTGCCCCTTGCGGCTGTAATGCTGCTCGGAGCGTACATGTACTTCGCGGTTAACAAGTCAGTGCTATCAAACAGGGAAAAGTCCAACGTGGTGCACGTGCTACCGAGATCCGAAAAGCTTGGGTATGCCATACTCTTAATAGCTGCGTTTGTGTTCGGAATATTTCCGTTTATAATATTTAGGATTTAA